In one window of Oryzias melastigma strain HK-1 linkage group LG5, ASM292280v2, whole genome shotgun sequence DNA:
- the slc2a1b gene encoding solute carrier family 2, facilitated glucose transporter member 1 — protein sequence MDSGKKITFPLLMSVGTAVIGSLQFGYNTGVINAPQKIIENFINNTWLERYQEPITKSSLTAIWSISVSIFSIGGIFGSFSVGLFVNRFGRRNSMLMANILAFIASALMGFSKMASSWEMLIIGRFVVGLYSGLSTGFVPMYVGEVSPTDLRGALGTLHQLGIVVGILIAQVFGLEVIMGNDELWPLLLGFIFIPAIIQCVLLPLCPESPRYLLINKNEENKAKSVLKKLRGTHDVSSDMQEMKEESRQMMREKKVTILELFRSPLYRQPLLIAVMLQLSQQLSGINAVFYYSTLIFEKAGVAQPVYATIGAGVVNTAFTVVSLFVVERAGRRSLHLLGLLGMAGAAVLLTIALALLDQLSWMSYVSIVAIFAFVAFFEIGPGPIPWFIVAELFSQGPRPSAIAVAGFSNWTANFIVGMCFQYGQELCGPYVFIIFVVFLLLFFIFTYFKVPETRGRTFDDIAAGFRQTAGGGGEKHNPEELNSLGADSQL from the exons ATGGACTCCGGAAAG AAAATAACCTTTCCGCTGTTGATGAGTGTTGGAACAGCTGTGATCGGCTCGCTGCAGTTCGGCTACAACACGGGTGTCATCAACGCTCCTCAAAAG ATTATTGAGAACTTTATCAACAACACATGGCTCGAACGCTACCAAGAGCCCATCACCAAAAGCTCCCTCACGGCCATTTGGTCCATCTCTGTTTCAATCTTCTCTATTGGAGGCATCTTCGGCTCATTTTCAGTTGGACTCTTTGTCAACCGCTTTGGAAG GAGGAACTCCATGCTCATGGCTAACATTCTAGCCTTCATCGCATCTGCTCTGATGGGATTTTCAAAGATGGCGAGCTCATGGGAAATGCTAATCATTGGCCGTTTCGTGGTCGGCCTTTATTCCGGCCTCTCCACCGGCTTCGTGCCCATGTATGTGGGCGAGGTCTCCCCGACTGACCTGCGGGGCGCCCTCGGCACGCTGCACCAGCTGGGTATTGTCGTTGGCATCCTGATAGCACAG GTGTTTGGTCTGGAGGTGATCATGGGCAACGACGAGCTGTGGCCGCTGCTCTTAGGCTTCATCTTCATCCCGGCTATAATTCAGTGTGTCCTGCTGCCTCTGTGCCCAGAAAGTCCTCGATATTTACttatcaataaaaatgaagagaacaaagctaaatcag TTCTGAAGAAGCTCCGAGGCACCCATGACGTGAGCTCTGACATGCAGGAGATGAAGGAGGAGAGCCGGCAGATGATGAGAGAGAAGAAAGTGACAATCCTGGAGCTTTTCCGCTCGCCGCTCTATCGTCAGCCCCTCCTCATCGCTGTCATGCTGCAGCTGTCCCAGCAGCTGTCTGGTATCAACGCT GTTTTCTATTACTCTACGCTAATCTTTGAGAAAGCCGGAGTGGCGCAGCCTGTCTACGCCACCATTGGAGCCGGTGTTGTTAACACTGCTTTCACTGTTGTGTCT ttgtttGTCGTTGAGCGTGCAGGACGTCGGTCTCTTCACCTCCTGGGTCTGTTGGGAATGGCTGGAGCTGCTGTCCTATTGACAATAGCCTTGGCTCTGCTG GATCAACTTAGCTGGATGTCCTACGTGAGCATTGTGGCCATCTTCGCCTTTGTGGCCTTCTTTGAGATCGGACCAGGTCCCATTCCTTGGTTCATCGTGGCCGAGTTGTTCTCACAGGGACCCAGGCCCTCAGCCATCGCCGTAGCCGGCTTCTCCAACTGGACGGCCAACTTCATAGTGGGAATGTGCTTCCAGTATGGGCAG GAGCTGTGTGGTCCCTACGTCTTTATTATCTTCGTCGTgttcctgctcctcttcttcatcttcacctACTTCAAAGTGCCAGAGACAAGGGGGCGGACGTTCGACGACATCGCTGCCGGATTCCGTCAGACAGCCGGCGGGGGAGGAGAAAAGCACAATCCCGAGGAGCTCAACAGCTTGGGAGCCGACTCTCAGCTCTAA